The genomic segment TTTTGATTGCTGTCGCAGGTAGAATTACACACAATGAAGTAAGGGAGATTCAAatttgaaaactataaaaattgaaacacatatacagtacacacacaatcacatgaAAGCatcaggctgaagctgaggaagGTACCACAGCTGTGGAAGACATCCTGCGTGGTACCGGTACCAAAGACATCTTGGCCGACTGACTTCCTGTGGTGAGCCAATCAATGGACCCGCTGCAGCTGCCTACCAGCCTGGTATTGGAGTTGAGGTTGCCGCATCTTCCTCCTGAACAGAGCTCTGTCACACCTGGACCAGACTGGGAGCTCTGTGagaatcatgttctttgacttctccagtgctttcaacactaTCCAACTGTTGCTGCTGAGAGACAAGTTGGTGCACATGAAGgtggaccaacatctgtctgcatggaTGCTGGACTACCTCTCGAACCAACTGCAGTATGTGAGGGCTCACCACTGTGGGTCTGACATGCTTGTCTGCAACACAGGAGCCCCACGGGAAACAGTTCTGGCTCCGTTTCTGTTCACTGTCTACACCGCAGACTTCAtgtccagctcagcatcctgtcacctgcagaagttctcagatgactcTGCCATCGTCGGCTTGATTACTGATGACAATGACAGAGAGTATAGAGAACTGattcagaactttgtggactggtgccagggACGCTACCTTCAGATTAATGCAGGGAAAACCGAGGAGCTGGTGGTAGATTTTCGTAGGCGCACACACTCTGTACTAACACTCTTACAAGTACTTGGGTGtccacctcaacaataaactggactggtcaaacaataCAGACGCACTGTAtaaaaaaggacagagcagactctatctgttaaggagactgaggtcttttggAGTCCAGGGACCACTCCTAAAGACATCAGCCATCTTTTATGGAGTGGTCTGCTGGCAGCAGCCTTATACCGTAGTCACCATCTACATGTTTGGGCAATCTTTTATCCTGTGCAATATCCAGAAAATCCATGGTGGAATTACCCATAACCTCTTCAGTATGcaagtgtgtatatatatatatgataaatCTGTATTATACTTTAAATTGTACATcattttgatcctgctcttgttATATAAtggtactgctgctgcaacatggaaatttccccattgtgggaggAATAAACAACTATCTTATCTTAAATTACTAGCTAAATTTTATTGCAGGTTGTCCCttacagagggaggaaggatctccggtggtgTTCCGTGGAGCAGTAATTGGTCCTAGGCAGAATTTAATTGTGGATATCTTAAATGGCAGTTTTGACTAGGTGGAAATACATCTTACATTTCAGATAtctaataaatgttaaaacgGCGCAATGGCAAATAATGACGTCATTTAAGATATCCTATCCATATCCATCCTATATCCTACGTCATTTAAGATAtcctatccatccattttccaagacgcttattccctaatgcggggtcacgggggtgctggagcctaacccagctgactatgggcgagaggcagggtacaccctggacgggtcgccagtccatcgcagggcaacacagagacagacaaccattcacacacacactcacacctacgggcaatggagagattccaatcaacctaatgcacgtctttggactgtgggaggaagccggagaacccggagagaacccacgcagacacggggagaacgtgcaaactccacacagaaaggcaccagggccgcctccgggaatcgaacccagaaccttcttgctgaaCCGTGCCGCCCCATTTAAGATATCCAAAACTTAATTGTGAATAGTCAAAATGTAATTGGTGATATCTTAAACTCTACTTCTTCCTAGTCAGAATACATTTGTGGATATCTGAATTTAAAATTACACTTATCCAAAATTGCATTCTGCCTAGGCAATCTAAAATACAATTACAGATATTCACCTTAAAAGCCTCTAAACATGGCAATTTTACTTTACATCTATAAGATAGTCATGTTTTacacagatatctgtaatgtataTATGACTAGTccaaaactgtaattaaaaactACATTTCAAAGCcacaattccaataaaaatatagTCAGCTATCAGTGCTGTGTGAatggctcttctccaaagctggagaggtagtGAAAGCCACGTTCTGtggaaaagatttaaaaaaaaaataaaaaaaatgacaaacatctgCTCGATGTAGTAAAAACAAAGTTGCAGAAGCACGATATAGTGTTCATAACATCTcactatcaaacatatttgccatgTCAAGGCTACTAATGTCTACTGTGGAATCTCTAGAGGAGTTCCTAGTGGCAAAGCCTCAAACTCTCAGAAGAAGTGAAATCCAAGACTGCAGATCTACTTATGTCATTAAAGTCACTGTAACCAAAATTTAGTCAGTGACTCTGACGTTTTCTCTTGCATCTGCTGTAATTAAGGTGTAATGTGTTGGTACACATCAGATGTTAGTTAGTAGAGGAGTAAGCCTAATTCTTTGGAAACATTCTTTAAACACTACCTAAAAATTACTACAAGCACCAGAAATACACTGGTGATAtagtttattttcttttctcagTTGTTACAAAAGCAATTTCTAAAGCATTGGCTGCTTTGGTTTTacaaacagtaaataataaactgaactgaaaaaaagGATAAGTGTAATTGTTCTTATCTAACCTTTAAAATATAAACAGCAGTTCTACACTGTAGAAAACAAGTATTTTAAAAGACTGGAAGCAGACATGTGCCCACCAAATTCACATACttatgaaggaaaaaaaaaagatgggtTTGGTCAGCACAGCGGCAAAGAGCAGCAAATCAATGAACTCAAAAGAAACAGGCAGTTCATATCACAAGGACCTGGGAAGGCAGTCAGTGACAGTGGTCTCAcaagctctcctcctcctggagtCTTCTGCTCAACTTGTCCAGAATGCCAGTGAGCTCCATATTCTTGTTGAGCTTCAGGTAGAAGTCCTTCCTGATTGGGTGGATGGTCAGCCATTCAGAAGCTACCTCAGCCAGCAGAAAGATGTGTTTCTCCATTTCACCTGTTTACACAAGAGGAGGAAAGCAAATGAGAAAACCGTTCTCTTTTGAATGACAGTGGGCCTGTTGTTGGAACCAACCTGTGCTGAGAGCAGACTTATAGCTGGCCACCATCCTGTTACAGGCTACTTCCATGATTAAAGCAGGTTTCTTTTCTGCAACAAACACATTACGGAGGATCCTCGCCAGTTCACCGAGCCGTGACATCATCAGAAGACGCTCCTCCTGGGCAGAGTTTCGAGTCATTGCTACCTGAAGCTTTTGGGCCTCCTTCACTCGAACCTGCAAGAATATAAAACGGGAGGGATTGATATGGATGGATAAATAAGAAATATAGAAATAACCACTAGAAGGATTTCTGGTGGTGTATAGGCTGAACATATGAACAACAATCCTCTGATGTCCACACATACTCTTTCCAGCAGAGACTGGGACACTCCTTTCAGGGTAGAAGGGACCTGAGGTGCCAGGCCAGCAGACGGCGCCGAGTTCTGTGGAGGTGATGCCGGTTTACTGTCTGTCTTCAGAGCCAGGGAAACCAGAGCATCCTCCATCTAAAGACAGGATGAGTAACACTTGTAACATATGGGCACCCAAGTGCATTGTACATTTACAGCTTAAAGACAATAACTCTGCCCCGGTACCTTAGGTGTGATACGTGAACGGGCTTTGTCCAACACCTCCTGTGCTGTGGCCAGTTTTTCAGTatgtggaggctgtggcaggGGGCTAGTCTGTATGGCTGGCACTGAGTCCACATTGAAGCGAGGGTGCCATCGAGTCAGTTTATCATCGGAAACAGACACTGGGGGAACCAGAGAGGACAGGAAAACCTGGACGACAAGTTGGAAAAACTGGTTAAAGCCTTTGTGGCACAAAGTGATAATATCTGGTCCACGTCTGCTCAAACCTTTCCATGGAAGAGGCACCGACCTTATGGTGGAATTTAACATGAGATACAAGGTTCTGATGGAAGATGCGTCTTCGTTTAAGAAGAAGAGAAGCTGAAAGGACAGGGCGCGCCGTGCTCTGTTCTGAAGACAACATAGGAACAAAGACACACGAAAAAGGTCAAAACCATAAAAATGCTGTTGTCCTATTTTAGCATCTGTGACCACAGTGGACTCTGACCTGAGACTATATCAGGCTCCACAGTGAGCTGGTAGCTGCCCTTCTTAAAGCTGCCGTTGAAGGTCGGAATGCTCTTCTCCTGTCTGAATGTGTAGgcctcaggaaacactgtttGAATCTGACCCATGTGGTCTTCCCCAAAGCGCCTGAAGGAGGGGTTGAAGAACGAACAAGAGGCAAACATCAGCTTTTACCAGCTGACAGCTGCCAAATAATAAACCAGCCTTCTCTTACTTGTGCATCATGTCCTGAACCCCTTGTTTGACTTTGGAGAAAGTCGCTATCTCACTGCGGTTGTACAACATAGCGACCACCGTGTCCATGCTCCTAAACATCTCAGCCAGCACCATATAATGGTAAGGCAAGGAGAGGCCTGGCGGAGTGGACTGGGCAAGGGTGTGGTAACGCTGGTACGCTGGCAGCTCAGCACTGAAGGACACaaaccagacagacacaggcGTTGGCTTCCACTTTCCAATGAATAGGCTAATTTCAGACACAAGCAGCTGCTCACCTGTCCTGGGCTTGTGTCTCACTCGGCCTGCTCTCCTCAGCTTCTCTCTCCTTGTACCTCTTCTGTGCTTTAGCTGCCAGGTCTTTAGCTTTTGCCAAAGCCCACTTAACAGCCCTAGCATCATGGGTGTGAGGCAAGGGGGCTTTGGGGACAGAGGTGGTAAGTTCTTTAGATGCttgagaggaggcagcagtggaaGGTGAAGCAGAGCTTGTAATCTCCCCTGTATGTTTCTTGATCCATTGAAGGCGAGACTTGAGGGCTGCAATGTCGTCTTTAGGCAGAGActgaaggaaaaaacaaaaatatctaTCTAAATttgtacacacgcacacagcaacAACTTGGCATCCGATCACTCTTCAGTTCATTTTTCCCTGTCACTAGtgcttttaatttaaacacacacactattacCTCCTTGGGTTACTGTCCTGTTCTCCCCTACCAATACGCCTGTAGGTGTTGTTGGGGAAAATGTTAATTACTATTTTTGATTCACTATATAGCTCTAGATTACCATTTTTACCTTTTAGGTAATTCTTAATTTATTCAACAGCAACAACCAACACgcaaaaaagcagagaaacatcCCAGCTGCAGCCGCAGTTAACCTGGACAAAGCACAGTCACACTCGCTCAATGACCTTTGCAAatgcaaatcaaatcaataCACCGCAGTAACGCTTGAGGCTGCAATTCAGTCAAACACAGCCTTACC from the Betta splendens chromosome 15, fBetSpl5.4, whole genome shotgun sequence genome contains:
- the cdt1 gene encoding DNA replication factor Cdt1, coding for MSQARVTDFFAQRKKGIAEAAKQRHRVPGATTRSRLSQNKDALLGSSVHEEFVRVIDEAAGLNHGQARCDAAEEASSSPRTPKRTSANAEFDLGASAFSATAEHSTAKKSRQGEAARDAPEKVTRRTARKKLVLQGASEDAAPSPPVCGQDFENQDRVTSKNSGGQADKSLPKDDIAALKSRLQWIKKHTGEITSSASPSTAASSQASKELTTSVPKAPLPHTHDARAVKWALAKAKDLAAKAQKRYKEREAEESRPSETQAQDSAELPAYQRYHTLAQSTPPGLSLPYHYMVLAEMFRSMDTVVAMLYNRSEIATFSKVKQGVQDMMHKRFGEDHMGQIQTVFPEAYTFRQEKSIPTFNGSFKKGSYQLTVEPDIVSEQSTARPVLSASLLLKRRRIFHQNLVSHVKFHHKVFLSSLVPPVSVSDDKLTRWHPRFNVDSVPAIQTSPLPQPPHTEKLATAQEVLDKARSRITPKMEDALVSLALKTDSKPASPPQNSAPSAGLAPQVPSTLKGVSQSLLERVRVKEAQKLQVAMTRNSAQEERLLMMSRLGELARILRNVFVAEKKPALIMEVACNRMVASYKSALSTGEMEKHIFLLAEVASEWLTIHPIRKDFYLKLNKNMELTGILDKLSRRLQEEESL